A single window of bacterium DNA harbors:
- a CDS encoding class I SAM-dependent methyltransferase → MSFLALMRWLEATPERYDSGMQAITLGRVAQLHEAVAREAVPRPGCDVLEIGCGTGAVTERLVRRGAHVTALDQSAQMLEQAKLRLMSAGNAEIDWLEQTASEIDALPRAAFDSVVLSLCLSDMSTSERHYVLSQSRERLRPGGRLIVADEVRLRGATRVLQSLIRAPQWLAGWLLAGSVSHPLKNLRAELEASGFEVRHEQQWLAGTLALFIGEPGK, encoded by the coding sequence ATGAGTTTCCTCGCACTGATGCGCTGGCTGGAAGCGACTCCCGAACGCTACGACTCCGGAATGCAGGCGATCACCCTGGGGCGGGTCGCCCAGTTGCACGAGGCGGTAGCGCGCGAAGCCGTGCCGAGACCGGGCTGCGACGTACTCGAGATCGGATGTGGCACGGGTGCGGTTACCGAGCGACTCGTCAGGCGGGGTGCGCACGTCACCGCGTTGGACCAGAGCGCGCAAATGCTGGAACAGGCGAAACTGCGCCTGATGAGCGCGGGCAATGCGGAGATCGACTGGCTCGAACAGACCGCCTCGGAGATCGACGCCCTGCCCCGCGCGGCCTTCGACAGTGTGGTTCTGTCGCTCTGCCTCTCCGATATGTCCACGAGCGAACGGCATTACGTGCTCAGCCAATCTCGCGAGCGATTGCGCCCGGGCGGCCGCTTGATCGTGGCCGACGAAGTACGCCTCCGCGGTGCTACGCGCGTCCTTCAGAGCCTGATCCGCGCACCTCAGTGGCTGGCCGGTTGGTTGCTCGCGGGTTCCGTCTCCCATCCCCTGAAGAATCTGCGCGCTGAACTCGAGGCTTCGGGCTTCGAGGTGCGGCACGAACAGCAGTGGCTGGCCGGGACCCTGGCGCTCTTCATTGGGGAGCCCGGAAAATGA
- a CDS encoding TetR/AcrR family transcriptional regulator has product MPKQVDADAQRSEIRRAARGVFARRGVPGTGLAHVAREAGMGRSSLYHYYSDKEELLRDLVAETLAEERALFLNALHGEGSVPERIQRLIDDCVDLFGAWASLGRFFIDLRLRDVAGFQNFFREIRAEFASVLREGQTRGEVAAELDPLVAGATLIGAIDGLLIQHFIDSDAFDPEVLHRELGRIARKAITP; this is encoded by the coding sequence GGTCTTCGCGCGGCGAGGGGTTCCCGGAACGGGCCTGGCCCACGTGGCCCGCGAGGCCGGAATGGGCCGCTCGAGTCTCTACCACTACTACTCGGACAAAGAGGAATTGCTTCGGGATCTGGTGGCCGAGACGCTGGCCGAGGAACGGGCGCTGTTTCTCAACGCCCTACACGGCGAGGGCAGCGTACCCGAACGCATCCAGCGCCTGATCGACGACTGCGTCGACCTGTTCGGGGCCTGGGCGTCACTCGGGCGTTTCTTCATCGATCTGCGCCTACGCGACGTCGCGGGTTTTCAAAACTTCTTCCGCGAGATCCGCGCCGAGTTCGCATCGGTCCTGCGCGAAGGCCAGACGCGCGGCGAGGTGGCGGCTGAACTCGATCCGCTCGTAGCGGGGGCGACACTGATCGGTGCCATCGACGGACTATTGATCCAACACTTCATCGACAGCGACGCCTTTGATCCCGAGGTACTGCACAGGGAGCTGGGGCGAATTGCACGAAAGGCGATTACACCATGA